A segment of the Tachysurus vachellii isolate PV-2020 chromosome 18, HZAU_Pvac_v1, whole genome shotgun sequence genome:
CCAGGCATGTTTTAAATGTCCACAGATGGCATTTGTGAATACGTTCTTGTACCTGCATGTCGTAggtttatagaaataaaaatgatttttttctaaatttaatGAATCATTTCTATATAAACAATAGTAAACATTGACTAACAGTGAAATCAATCTGTttcagatgaaaataaaaataggtgTGAACATACTTCACCTATAAAACTGAATTACATCTTTTAGACACACTGTATTGCAGCTTTATTTAACTAAATTTCTCTACTAAATTGTTTTCACACACTATCATTTACTTAATAAGTTCAATCTTGTGTAGTTTCATTGTTTTACTGTAACTCTTTTTTGGAAAAATACATGTTTGGAAAACTAATGGCTGCTCTTCAATGCCAACACactaatccaaaaaaaaacaaaacataaaattacATGATATATCACTGAAGAtgagaattaattaatttccttAATCTTAAAACAATCATTAAAACACTTATTAACttacttttgtataatattaaactttttgtactttatttcttatgttctgtaaatgttCTGGCTTTgatacaatgtccattgttaaagcgctatacaaataaaattaaattgaactgaataacaTTTCTAGTTATTTCACTGTTATGTTGCACTATAATTTGTAAATTGGATTAGCTGGATTTTGTTCATTATTATCCACTGATTCCATATACAAAACTTTGTGATTAATGTCTAACATGCCATTATACCTTTTTAAACTCCAGTTTACTTCCCAAGTCAGtatctgtaaataaaatctACTTTAACTCATAAATGTTCAGATTTGTGCAAAATGTCCAATCGTAAATGAGCCTAAATCCAACATTGCATCTATGTCAGTATGTATAATATTACGTATATTGTCATATTTTATTGGAATGTTTGTGGTCTTAATGATAGACTTTACATTTGATCTCTGTGTACTGTAGACTTACTGTACTCTCTCTGTAATTGATGGTCATAGCTTCATTTCAGGTCTACAGTGTAAGAATAGAGAGAATGAATAACAAAATATTACTGTCTAATAACCCACACCTGATTTGTCTACATGTGTTACTTATATATTTTTCCATACGCGATCATTCAGTTCAAATGCTTTTTTGTGCTGTGCCTGTACAcggagtgtgtagtgtttaatgtttgacTGAGTGTTAAACAGTCCATCAGGATACATTGACACCCTAATATAAACAGGAGATGTAGACTCTGGTTATTGCGATCTTAATATATTTGACTTTCATTTGAATTctagtactgtactgtatatacatcagATGCTTCCTAAATGAATTCTAGTGACATTAATCCTAGGCTCTGTAGAAAATCTGTTTGTCTTCTAACAGAGAAAACTGGGTTTGGGCTaaattataatgatatatagCAGAAATCATGATGCATTTAGTCTTCAGCAGACAAGTAGCTGCGAAACATGAAGCACGAAACATTTATCATGTGCAATTTTACATGTATTCACTCGCACTTTTCACTAAATAGTCAGATTTTAGTCTTAGTCGCACCGTTTTAACTGCTTGTACCAACTGTCTCTGTGGTGTTAAAAGCTTTTTGCTTTTCCCAAGAGTGATTGATGTGAAAGCATTCTTTATATGTATGCAAGCTCATGGTGACGTAGACAAAGGATTTCTTTTTGAAAACCTAAAGGATAGTCTGTCTTTCCAAcccattttatttaacacatgcAGTGCAAATTTTACACGAACAAGTACAGAAATAGTAAGGTATATATGGTATAATAATACATAGTGAAAGAATAATGTACATCAAGTTAGTGACACAGAGATAATGCCATTTACCATTCATTTAATTCCTAATTTAATGCCCCGCTCGCTCTGCTTTCACAACTACAGAACACAATATCCCCTGAgtgatgtgtgtacatgcaCTTGACTGACTCACGCTAGCTGTCGTGCTGTAATGACAGCAAAGCAGATTTATTCTTGACACACATCTGACAGAGAGGAATTGGATTTGGGAAGAAAAGATATAGTAAAGGGAGGCATGTACAATCAGCCTGAAAATTACTCCTTCTCTCATCAACTTTCATAATACAGCTCTGTGAATGTGCCAATATGAGGGTTAACGGGCAGAATGGAGGGGAAGACAAAGAAAGCATGAGGAAttgcaagagaaaaaaatatgtaggataggatagagagaaagagagagagagagagagagagagagagagagagagagagagagagagagagagagagagagaatgtgtagGAGGAAGATAAGGGAGAGATGTTACCTATCTTTCTATTGTGGGATTTATAAGAAAGAATACAGGACAATggaaaatagatagatagatagatagatagatagatagatagatagatagatagatagatagatagatagatagcagcATCATCAACTATGTGGTTCACTGGAACAATCAGGACGAACAAACTCCTTTACTTACACAACATATAGCTTGTAGTTGCATTCCATAAAATTCCCTCTCGACTGCACTGACTATGtgtttactcacacacacacacacacacacacacacacacacacacacacacacacacacacacacgttaagcATGACACCAGAAACTGACATTCACATTACTGACAAAAACTAGgtccaaaataaataatggtCAGGCTGAGATAGAGAAAATGTTTCAATTAATTTTGTTATTGAACTCTGTTAGGGGCAATAACATTACTACAAGTAGTTATTATATTTGTGGGATTCATTTCCTCCATTTGCATTCCTTTTTACCCGCAGGGACCTCTTTTGTTTatcattaaaaatgactttCAAAGGAAAAGAACCTTCAGGAACAGGTATATCCAATTTTTGAGACAGAAGCTGGGGGCTTGAGCTCATATCCTGATTGCAGGCAGCTGTAACGGATCTTTCTTTAGAGCTCTGCAATGGAGACATGGCCTTGATCATCCATTAGCTGTCTTAAAACGATGGATCTGATCATCTTTCACATTATTCATACTTATgatgacattaacacacacgtacatgtacAGCTTTCCTGACACTTCCATTAATGCACATACATTACAGAAAGCTTTTTGCAGTGacatgtgcaaacacacaaacacacacacacacacacacacacatactgtatacattaatGCGTATGTCAAAACCATTCACAGACCTGTACGTATTACACATCCAGGACTGGAATATTGTGAAGGGTTTATTAGGCTGGTGAAATTTGGAATGCTTTGATTACACTGTCATTTGAGGAACTAAAAGAATGATGAGACACAGTACAGGAAATCTAACAAAGGTTAGTGGCATCAGGGTGGCTTTTTGATTAAGACATTTGGacactgattggaaggtcatgagttcaacaATTTGCCCCTGTTAAGCTCTTGAGTGAGAAtgttaaatgataaaattaaattattgatTGAGAAACTGTTGCAACCAAATTGTTTGGAGATctggaacatacagtatatagaaaatAGAAAGTAAATAGAAAGTAAAATAGTCTGATATCACATTAAAAATGTGTCTTTcatttaaagagaaagagaaataaagagaaagaaacttgCTTTTCTTACAAAGTCATATGTGCAGCAGAACAGGgaggtttttaatgatttatttatttttcattcaaatcTTTGGGGTGAACTATGATACGAAATGTGcttgtttacattaaaatgctACATTCCTTAATCAGATcatgttttaaatcatatttaaaaaacagaaagtaaATATCCAGTATCTTGCTAATTTAATAATACAGATTGTGGAAGCAATTTTATCTGATTAGTAAAATGCATCAGATTTTCCTCAAGCCTAATCTCTTCTATTAAAACACGTGATAAGATGACATGCTGAttgatttgatctaaaatggtTAATATGGTTTTGTGGCTTTGTGGTTTTGTAGGCTTGTGGCTCAATAATATTCATCCTGATATAATAAGAGTTTATATTCTGGTATTTTTCATGGTTTGATGCACTGATTGCATTTCTCATCGAGCTGAGGGGGTGGACACTGAAAATTgcaaatattgatttattttcatgacTCCATTCTTctgaaatactaaaaaataaaacagtggcATATTATcttatatttcttttgtttgactGGTTGGAGTTCATATGTACAAGTGGCTTTGGAATATAGACAAAGACATTAAAACTTTACAGGCAACTGAAACAGATCAAAGCTGAATGagaaattatatatgtatatatatatatatatatatatatatatatatatatatatatatatatatatatatatatatatatatatatatatatatatatatatataccctatGTACCCTATATATGTATAgggtatatactgtgtgtatatatatatatatatatatatatatatatatatatatatatatatatatatatatatatatatatatatatataatttctcatTCAGCTTTGATTGAGCAGCCAAGGTCTGACAGCTGATTCAGGGGAAGCTGCCATGCACTAACATACCCTTACAGGTTGtgctacagtataaaataaattgtgttcccaacatttgttttatgtgtCATATGGACATTAACTATAAAAATGTGCAGAATCTAGATTTTATTATAGTTTGGAATTATACTCATCCTTCATTGCCTATTACTTATAATATTCACAGACGTGTTTTAGTAATATGAAATATGTATGTGCTCCAAGAGCGGCCCTTACTATAGAATATGTAAGCTAGGGGCtctgaataaaacacattaaatgatttttcctaattgtatgtattttttgtaataaaacaacCAACACATAGCATCTAATTAATCAGTTCAGTGTTGTGTGAGTATTTCCGAGTCTGTATGCAAAACTTTGATATTCTCTTTGATATTCATATTTGCCAATTGAAGGCTAATGCATTCTGTCAGTGGCACCTTACAATTGATTGAAtatttaaaagagagagagagagattatcagGGAGGAAAACTGAGACATGCtgacaaatagacacacaagTACTGAATATGAGAGGTCCTTAAATGTACAGCCTCTGTACACTTACTCTCATGATTGCTTAGTCTCTGACTAACTGCATCTGATTGATGAAGTGGTAGAGCATGAGTAAGATGACAGGCCATGCTCTATCTCTCTGAATAACACTCTCTCTGACCTTCTCAACTCGTCTGTTTCACTACCTTTGGTTCCTTGTGACAGTAATTCCATTGCCTGTCAGTCCATGTCATTGGTAATCCTCtattcctggtgtgtgtgtgtgtgagagtgtgtgtgtgtgtgtttccaaacacagtgccctgtctctctctctcttgctgtctcatCTCTGACACCAGAATACTTTTCTCATTGCTGCAGCATTTGTAGTCAGTGTAGTTCATGTAGATGATTATAAGTGACAGAAATTCGTATGCCATCAGCTGCCAAATTATAAATAGTCTAATTAATGCGGCCaagtataattattatataacaagaacccacaaatgttttaaactcaaacTAATTCTGGACACCTTTAAGTGATATCACATCAAGCAGGTGACGGTAACACTTTCTAttcatgttataatgcattcataagGCAATATCAAGgctgtgatgttcaggtgttcacatacttttgactACATTGTGTagctttacattttttccaACTGGAAAATAGGTTTATAGCTTTGTCCTTTTTCATAActgaattattctttttttaatgattttatgatAACATATGACTATATAACCTTTATATCCCTTTATAGTAATGAATTTCAGCCTAAATGCACATTATGGTGaacaaaacacatcacattTATGTCTAGAAATAAATTGTAACTGGCATAAAGAAAACCTGCTAAGTGTCCTTTACACTACAGGTTGTGTGAGACAAATTATAGTAACACAGTGAGATGTTCCAGCCATCTACATGGTGTGAACCATCTAGCATGACAACACATCATCTAGCCAAGCTATAGTGACCAGACAGACACATTCTCTACATTATGTCACCTAAATTTAGTCTCATTAATGAGCTGCCATAATGAGGAACTGACAGGATGTTATTAGCATGTAAGCAGCGTGGACTTTTATGGACAACTTTCAAAAATCGCATTCTGGATAAAATTAATGAAGCCTGCTTatcatgttctgtgttttgtgtgtgtatgtgtgtgtgtgtgtgtgtgtgtgtatgtgattcaCAGCTACACCATCTACAACTGCAAGAATAACGGATTTAATCGATGTTTCATCATATATCTGATCATGCTGTGGTTgtttgtttcttggtttgtttcttttttaaatttatttgaagATTCTGGCTGGGGAGTTGATGGCATTCTTCATGAAGTCAGAAGGAACACAAGAGAAGACTATAGTTACGGCAGACTGCTGCTACTTCAGTCCTTTGCTGAGACGCATCATACGTTTTCTAGGTAATGGACCATAATGAAAAGCGGGCAATAATCTCAGGTCAGGAATAAGGAATGTTTTTTAGCAAAGGTTTATGTATCGTTTAGCTTTTCTGTACATTATGGCAACTTTGATTCATTTTGGGGGGAATTATAATTACATGTAGTGTGCACAATGCTTTTCCAtcacataaaaataatgaagcTGGTAGATccatcaggcactgatgtcgaGGAGGTCTGGAGTGCAGTCAATGTTTCAGTTCACTatgaaggtgttcagtggaATTAAGGTTAAGGCTTTACTAAGATGACTCCACTTGAAACTCTGCAAACCCTGTCTTCATGGACTTCAGTTTATACACAGGAGCTTTGTCATGTTAGAACAAGTTTGGGCCACTTAGATCCAGTGAAGGTAAATTATAATGCTATAACAGAACATAGCTATGCTATAACAAACTTGCTATACAATTGTTTACTTCTAAGTTTGGGGAAGACTCAAAAATAGGTGTGATCTTAAgttgtccacaaacatttggccatatagtgtaataTGACTGACAGTAATTAACAGCAAAAACAGCTCTAGTCATCTTTGAATACATTTAATGGACTTAATCGATCTTGGTTTTCAAATAAACTGGTTAACACCTTTATCGCACAATGATGTGTATCCTCTCTCTTAGGTGTCTACTCCTTTGGCCTCTTCACCACCACTATCTTTGCCAACGCTGGACAGGTGGTCACAGGAAACCAGACACCTCACTTCTTGTCAGCATGTAAGCCTAACTACACAGCTCTTGGCTGCCACTCCAATCTCCAGTACATCACAGAGCGTCGAGCTTGCACAGGGAACCCACTCATAGTGGCATCTGCCCGTAAATCCTTCCCTTCAAAGGATGCAGCTCTGAGCGTCTACTCTGCTGTGTACACTGTGgtaagtgctgtgtgtgtgattcattaTTAGTGTTACCAACAGAGTTAATGAGTAGCAAATTAAAAACAAGTGAAATAAATAGACTATGAGGTATTTTCATGGCACCAAAAGGAATTTTTGATCACAAAATTAGTAGGTTAATGCTGAgtctttaaaatatgttaatgaAATGGAGAATTGTTCTTATCCCAGGCATTTTTTGTTCCCTTGGGCTTTTATTCTACCGTAattatgaggtttttttttaattataacatTCTTGGATGCCAGTGGGCACAAAACCTTGAAGCACATGTCCAAATCTGTGTGCCTGTTGTCTTAGATGTATGTGACGCTGGTGTTCAGGACAAAGGGAACGCGTCTGACAAAGCCGACAGTCAGTCTGACCCTGCTGTGCCTGGCCATGCTGGTAGGAGTAGTGAGGGTGGCAGAGTACCGCAATCACTGGGCAGACGTCCTTGCTGGGTTCTTTACTGGAGGAGCCATCGCTGTGTTTTTGGTGAGAGCAGGTGTACGCATAACAGTATGTTGAGAAGGGAAAGGATGAGTGGAATTAATCTGCACATAAGTGTAGGTCTCtcattagttttttattttttattttgcccaACTACCCATGTTTCTCTCCTCTTACTCAAACACCCTTTTTAATCCTCAGGTGACCTGCGTGATCAACAACTTTCAGCAAGCGAAGTCCTCTCCTCCACCTATGCGAACCCAACGTCCAGAATCCATGCTGGGCATGCCCATGGTGGCTCTGCCTTGTGTGGAGAGTCCACTTGAAAAGTTAAGTGGCACTCAGGTAAGGGGTGGGGGCAGGTGAGAGGCAGGGCTGCACACATAGGTGGCACACACCTGTCCCCTCTATTCTTGACCCAGTGGACCTCCAAAGTGACCCGCTAACCCTTCCTGCACACCAGTGCCCCTGCCTGACCACCAACATACCCCAGAACCCCAACACCAACCTATTGTTCACCCTGGACTACCCCTTGTTGTTCTCTCGCAGAGGGAGAATATTCTAAGCCTTAAGTGACTTTGCCCTTGAGTGAGTAATACACTGAAAAGTTTGAGGCCAAGGTGGGCCACCACTGAGCTCTAATCATGACTACCATTGAATACATCCTTCATTCTGCCCTCTGAGGCTCTGAGGCTATACATTAAACCCCCATATCATAGCAACCTGAAAAATTAGTGGACTTTGAAAATGGAGTTTtgatcagtctgtcagtcatgGCTGCCTAATTTAGATAGAGTCAGGCCGTATTGGGTGCCTGGAGGCCAACTGCTTTAAATCAAAAAGATATAAGAAGATTAGTGTCTCCTACAGTTTGTCACCGCCATAATATCTTCTGCTCATATGTTCATTGTCTGTTCTTCACCATTATATTTCCATATGTTCATCACTGTCCCTCTGCACCACACCTTTTCCATTGACCTGATCATCTTGCCACACCATATTACAACACCATCACACTCTTTCCTCACAGATCTTGTTTCTGTCTGCCCACAAACTCTATTATTTGTCATGCTTTGCtcgatctgtctgtctttctctcttcccaCCTTGtcctttctctcacactctctctttccatccttACAGACTCCAAGGGGATCTCcattcactgagatcacatgacCATCAGCCTTATCGGTTCCCCGCCACTCCCGATGTCCTCATACCGTCTCGCTCCATTTCCAGCGAAGTCTAGACCAGCCATCTGACCAATGCACCGCAGCCCACACCACTGGACGTTACACCACCCTCTACCGCTCCTACTCGACGCAGGTCTAGACATTGTCCTCCTTGCTTCACTCTTCATCTCCATGCCCCCTTCATGCTGCCCTCAGGTCTCTGGCACACTTCTCAAACAAACGAGAGGATACTTTTTTGCTTCTGAAATCTCAATTATCAAGACTTGTCCAGgagttta
Coding sequences within it:
- the plppr2a gene encoding phospholipid phosphatase-related protein type 2a isoform X5, with the protein product MAADEKPGVKSSTSILPCFLFVEILAGELMAFFMKSEGTQEKTIVTADCCYFSPLLRRIIRFLGVYSFGLFTTTIFANAGQVVTGNQTPHFLSACKPNYTALGCHSNLQYITERRACTGNPLIVASARKSFPSKDAALSVYSAVYTVMYVTLVFRTKGTRLTKPTVSLTLLCLAMLVGVVRVAEYRNHWADVLAGFFTGGAIAVFLVTCVINNFQQAKSSPPPMRTQRPESMLGMPMVALPCVESPLEKLQGDLHSLRSHDHQPYRFPATPDVLIPSRSISSEV
- the plppr2a gene encoding phospholipid phosphatase-related protein type 2a isoform X2; protein product: MFYFQLVIMAGTVLLAYYFEYTDTFPVHIQGFFCYDKTFSKPYPGPEEKSKVPPVLVYSLVTAIPTITILAGELMAFFMKSEGTQEKTIVTADCCYFSPLLRRIIRFLGVYSFGLFTTTIFANAGQVVTGNQTPHFLSACKPNYTALGCHSNLQYITERRACTGNPLIVASARKSFPSKDAALSVYSAVYTVMYVTLVFRTKGTRLTKPTVSLTLLCLAMLVGVVRVAEYRNHWADVLAGFFTGGAIAVFLVTCVINNFQQAKSSPPPMRTQRPESMLGMPMVALPCVESPLEKLQGDLHSLRSHDHQPYRFPATPDVLIPSRSISSEV
- the plppr2a gene encoding phospholipid phosphatase-related protein type 2a isoform X1; the protein is MAADEKPGVKSSTSILPCFLFVELVIMAGTVLLAYYFEYTDTFPVHIQGFFCYDKTFSKPYPGPEEKSKVPPVLVYSLVTAIPTITILAGELMAFFMKSEGTQEKTIVTADCCYFSPLLRRIIRFLGVYSFGLFTTTIFANAGQVVTGNQTPHFLSACKPNYTALGCHSNLQYITERRACTGNPLIVASARKSFPSKDAALSVYSAVYTVMYVTLVFRTKGTRLTKPTVSLTLLCLAMLVGVVRVAEYRNHWADVLAGFFTGGAIAVFLVTCVINNFQQAKSSPPPMRTQRPESMLGMPMVALPCVESPLEKLQGDLHSLRSHDHQPYRFPATPDVLIPSRSISSEV
- the plppr2a gene encoding phospholipid phosphatase-related protein type 2a isoform X4; translation: MFYFQLVIMAGTVLLAYYFEYTDTFPVHIQGFFCYDKTFSKPYPGPEEKSKVPPVLVYSLVTAIPTITILAGELMAFFMKSEGTQEKTIVTADCCYFSPLLRRIIRFLGVYSFGLFTTTIFANAGQVVTGNQTPHFLSACKPNYTALGCHSNLQYITERRACTGNPLIVASARKSFPSKDAALSVYSAVYTVMYVTLVFRTKGTRLTKPTVSLTLLCLAMLVGVVRVAEYRNHWADVLAGFFTGGAIAVFLVTCVINNFQQAKSSPPPMRTQRPESMLGMPMVALPCVESPLEKLSGTQTPRGSPFTEIT
- the plppr2a gene encoding phospholipid phosphatase-related protein type 2a isoform X3, translating into MAADEKPGVKSSTSILPCFLFVELVIMAGTVLLAYYFEYTDTFPVHIQGFFCYDKTFSKPYPGPEEKSKVPPVLVYSLVTAIPTITILAGELMAFFMKSEGTQEKTIVTADCCYFSPLLRRIIRFLGVYSFGLFTTTIFANAGQVVTGNQTPHFLSACKPNYTALGCHSNLQYITERRACTGNPLIVASARKSFPSKDAALSVYSAVYTVMYVTLVFRTKGTRLTKPTVSLTLLCLAMLVGVVRVAEYRNHWADVLAGFFTGGAIAVFLVTCVINNFQQAKSSPPPMRTQRPESMLGMPMVALPCVESPLEKLSGTQTPRGSPFTEIT